A portion of the Candidatus Nitrosotenuis aquarius genome contains these proteins:
- a CDS encoding FkbM family methyltransferase: MSFSKNLGLLYYLFPFIFVTKNKISLILSILRGAKYHKIKLLDGTVVKFHYLQFNTMLAFLGILTFANSYSVKQDRKLEVVFGKRSKFTIPLDNMTFEDSNLILTLFGCLRHGADFVTNEEDFRYRRDKTIKITEENGKKILELANGIKFYIDSIHPGNTITATFTQDIHTMNREKNWSGKTVIDVGPECGDTPLYYANLGARVYAFEPIKAHYDAMIKNIELNPHLAERITPINAAIGKDGMLTFYQNAKANIAEMASYVYNVHGKDVKTTQVKGYSFRSLFTEFKISHVDLFKIDCKGCEFELTPDVLENVDAVKISNTYDENPERRQEKLIDMLESAGFRCVAYRVNPNRDRQSTSKTAQIYGIKVPK; this comes from the coding sequence TTGTCATTTTCCAAAAATTTAGGGTTATTGTATTATTTGTTTCCGTTCATTTTTGTGACTAAAAATAAAATCTCATTAATTTTATCAATACTTCGTGGAGCAAAATACCATAAGATAAAACTGTTAGACGGCACAGTTGTAAAATTCCATTATTTGCAATTTAATACAATGCTTGCATTTCTTGGCATTTTGACATTTGCTAATTCTTATTCAGTAAAGCAAGACAGAAAATTAGAAGTGGTGTTTGGTAAGAGGAGTAAATTCACTATTCCGTTAGACAACATGACATTTGAAGATAGTAATCTAATATTGACGTTATTTGGTTGCCTAAGACATGGTGCAGATTTTGTTACTAATGAAGAAGACTTTAGATATCGAAGAGATAAGACAATTAAGATAACAGAAGAAAATGGAAAGAAAATTCTTGAGCTTGCTAATGGAATAAAATTCTACATCGATTCCATTCATCCCGGAAATACGATCACCGCAACATTTACCCAAGACATCCACACCATGAATAGAGAAAAAAATTGGTCTGGAAAAACAGTAATTGATGTTGGGCCGGAATGTGGAGATACTCCTTTGTATTACGCCAATTTGGGAGCTAGAGTATATGCATTTGAACCAATAAAGGCACATTATGATGCTATGATCAAAAACATTGAGTTGAATCCTCATTTAGCGGAACGAATAACTCCAATCAATGCAGCTATTGGAAAAGATGGTATGCTAACATTCTATCAAAATGCTAAAGCAAACATTGCGGAAATGGCATCATATGTGTACAATGTTCACGGGAAGGATGTTAAGACTACTCAAGTCAAAGGGTATAGTTTTAGATCATTATTTACGGAATTTAAAATTAGTCATGTAGATTTGTTCAAAATAGATTGCAAGGGATGTGAGTTTGAGCTTACCCCTGATGTTTTAGAAAATGTTGACGCAGTGAAGATCTCTAACACATATGATGAAAATCCAGAACGCAGGCAAGAAAAACTTATTGATATGTTAGAGAGCGCAGGATTTAGATGTGTAGCATATAGAGTAAACCCCAATAGAGATCGTCAATCCACTAGCAAGACAGCGCAAATTTATGGCATTAAAGTACCAAAATGA
- a CDS encoding glycosyltransferase family 4 protein has translation MKIALTCPASLPATQFGGILFLAVDIARELSNVGHDVKIYTTDLDFANNPKTFNKNLPRIEKIDKFTIIRTHVWFAVNLFFINPGMYFQMLKDKPDVIHSIGARSFQAVIAALVSKKKKIPLVLSDQGGLTTHPDLTKVGIVKKTLYKMQMPLVRFVINQATKISVGNEYEKDIFSEFCSQDKIVIVRNGINLDNLYASKVDFKKKYNIENDFFLFVGRFNKVKGVDILLNAINLIKNSQEMKEKILVIMGVDFGFESEMFEMIDNLKLQDKILVIKNPPREDVISAYNYCKFLVLPSRWELSPLTPLEGFAFKKAVISTNAHGIPYIVRDKENGLLIEPEDYKSLASAIIELLKNEAMCNEYGLAGYNLVQNICNSTKMANSTLEIYKQIINR, from the coding sequence ATGAAAATCGCATTAACTTGCCCTGCATCATTGCCAGCAACACAATTTGGTGGTATCTTATTTTTGGCTGTGGACATAGCAAGAGAGTTATCAAATGTAGGACATGATGTGAAGATCTATACAACTGATCTAGATTTTGCAAATAATCCAAAAACGTTTAACAAAAATCTACCAAGAATTGAAAAGATTGACAAATTCACAATAATTAGGACACATGTATGGTTTGCAGTTAACTTATTTTTTATTAATCCTGGAATGTACTTTCAGATGTTAAAAGACAAACCGGATGTGATTCATTCTATTGGTGCACGAAGTTTTCAGGCAGTTATAGCGGCACTTGTGTCTAAAAAGAAGAAAATTCCTTTAGTTTTGTCTGATCAAGGAGGTCTGACTACCCATCCAGATTTAACAAAAGTAGGAATTGTAAAAAAAACACTGTATAAGATGCAGATGCCTTTAGTGAGGTTTGTTATTAACCAAGCAACAAAGATCAGTGTGGGTAACGAATACGAAAAGGATATTTTTTCAGAATTTTGCTCTCAGGACAAAATAGTAATTGTTAGAAATGGAATTAACCTAGACAATCTATATGCTTCCAAAGTAGATTTTAAGAAAAAATACAACATAGAGAATGATTTTTTCTTATTCGTTGGCAGATTCAATAAAGTGAAAGGAGTAGATATTCTACTTAACGCAATCAATTTAATAAAAAATTCGCAGGAAATGAAAGAAAAAATCTTGGTGATAATGGGAGTTGACTTTGGTTTTGAATCTGAGATGTTTGAGATGATAGATAATCTAAAACTTCAAGACAAAATTTTGGTAATTAAAAACCCTCCACGCGAAGATGTCATATCTGCCTATAACTATTGTAAATTCTTGGTTTTACCTTCGAGATGGGAGCTCTCTCCTTTGACTCCCTTGGAAGGCTTTGCCTTCAAAAAAGCAGTCATAAGTACCAACGCTCATGGTATCCCATACATCGTAAGAGATAAAGAAAATGGCTTGTTAATAGAGCCAGAAGATTACAAGTCACTTGCTTCTGCAATTATTGAATTATTAAAAAATGAAGCAATGTGTAATGAGTATGGTCTAGCTGGATATAATTTAGTTCAGAACATTTGTAATTCTACAAAGATGGCTAATAGCACTTTAGAAATATACAAACAAATTATCAATAGATAA
- a CDS encoding NAD-dependent epimerase/dehydratase family protein, giving the protein MKILITGGLGFVGSSLSHSLVKKDHELILLTRNYAKKQNISEIAKDVILEKVDITNLPKFGSIIEKYKPNALIHLAGQTSHSKSFEDPMYDVDANTRSTLFILEKIRKMKLSCRFILGSTFVVVGKPNKLPVNEQTICNPTTIYGANRLTSEHYCKIYNNVYGLDSIIFRITNSFGPKEQVIPTKNAINYLIHEAFKGEKITIYNKGKFYRDVIYISDVISGIESIMKKGKSGNLYWISSNKKTWFYQIGKWLEDLTDTKVQYIDSPQYTKKVDVGNFVVDNSNLKGLGWKPKISVKDGIKKTLDYFSSLT; this is encoded by the coding sequence GTGAAAATACTGATCACCGGTGGATTAGGGTTTGTTGGTAGCTCCCTTTCACACAGTCTTGTCAAAAAAGATCACGAACTCATACTATTGACTAGAAATTATGCAAAAAAACAAAATATTTCTGAAATTGCTAAAGACGTAATACTAGAGAAAGTAGACATTACGAATCTTCCAAAATTTGGCTCAATTATAGAAAAATACAAACCAAATGCTCTAATTCATTTGGCTGGCCAAACCTCACATTCTAAATCGTTTGAAGATCCAATGTACGATGTAGATGCAAATACACGGTCAACTTTATTCATCTTAGAAAAAATCAGAAAAATGAAACTGTCATGCAGATTCATACTTGGCAGTACATTTGTTGTGGTAGGAAAACCCAATAAACTACCTGTAAACGAACAAACTATCTGTAATCCTACAACAATTTATGGTGCAAATAGGTTAACAAGTGAGCACTATTGCAAAATCTACAATAATGTATATGGTCTAGACTCGATAATTTTTCGCATTACGAACTCGTTTGGCCCAAAAGAGCAAGTTATCCCTACCAAAAACGCAATTAATTATCTAATACATGAGGCATTCAAAGGAGAAAAAATTACAATCTATAACAAAGGTAAGTTCTACCGTGATGTAATCTACATCTCTGATGTGATAAGTGGTATTGAATCAATAATGAAAAAAGGCAAGAGTGGTAATCTTTACTGGATCTCTTCTAATAAAAAAACATGGTTCTATCAGATAGGTAAGTGGCTTGAGGATCTCACAGACACCAAAGTGCAGTACATCGATTCTCCACAATATACAAAAAAAGTTGATGTTGGAAACTTTGTTGTAGATAATTCTAATCTAAAAGGGCTCGGTTGGAAACCAAAAATATCTGTAAAAGACGGAATTAAAAAGACTCTGGATTATTTTTCATCATTAACCTAA
- a CDS encoding SRPBCC family protein, whose amino-acid sequence MAKLEFTINLPAESTKLFKLATDFENFRKYFPHLIKSITISEKNESTTTTQEIFTFTSFIKHEIKQKSIHKVIEPNRLETKIIEGPFKGSILYILYDKMESGTKVVVTADLKIALKYRILSSPIKNSYRQFLTGLLYKMNTEALAQ is encoded by the coding sequence ATGGCAAAACTAGAGTTTACGATTAATCTTCCAGCAGAATCAACTAAATTGTTCAAATTAGCTACTGATTTTGAAAATTTCAGAAAATATTTTCCCCATTTGATCAAGTCAATAACTATTTCTGAAAAAAATGAATCCACAACAACAACACAAGAAATATTCACATTTACCAGCTTTATCAAACATGAAATAAAACAAAAATCTATACATAAAGTCATTGAACCAAACCGACTTGAAACAAAAATTATTGAAGGACCGTTTAAAGGAAGTATACTGTATATATTATATGACAAAATGGAATCTGGAACTAAAGTTGTAGTAACAGCTGATCTTAAAATTGCATTAAAGTATAGAATTCTTAGTAGTCCTATAAAAAATAGCTATAGGCAATTTCTGACTGGACTCTTGTACAAAATGAACACAGAAGCACTTGCACAATAA
- a CDS encoding ArnT family glycosyltransferase, whose protein sequence is MNASYAVRIIEKTSLLLLLAIVCGLIIRLLYFPYNIPIILDGSLYFWYAIDTSLLGQLPTGYDFPNNGWPSFLAIFFSFLKSQNFLDFMHLQRILTVVISSLTAIPIYLLGTRFFEKKYAIIGAFIFIIDPRIIINSLLGITDTSFILLAVLSLFFILGKDTRYSFIAFGLAALGALTRYEGILLLVPLSISYFLRFRKENKLILKYFIAIGIFAIVLLPMTYERVQTMGKDGFISHISAATKAHQYISEYPESGSDYYKKTIIQTIKIFFSYLGWIMIPTFAFLVPVGIIIFFRKKLQKITDLRIVTIILFCIVMLLPALYAYSRGYHETRYLYIIFPVLCLLSTITLRELIHKFTNQKLIAIVICSGIIGASIAYLDIRGPNTDHERESFEIAQKISKVSRGINQFSEIEYVKSTYILNQNFPTIKKSVLESPKIITYSDEETVLEFIKKNQNNGLTHIVSDDLFGINSKIERSLNDVFLHEEKYPYLKKIYDSDQEGYHYRIKVFEIDYNALS, encoded by the coding sequence ATGAATGCGTCGTATGCAGTCCGAATTATAGAAAAAACATCACTGTTACTTTTACTTGCCATTGTTTGTGGATTAATTATTAGATTACTGTATTTTCCGTATAATATTCCAATAATTTTGGATGGTTCATTGTATTTTTGGTATGCAATAGATACAAGTTTACTCGGTCAACTCCCTACAGGTTATGATTTTCCAAATAATGGCTGGCCTTCATTTTTGGCCATATTTTTTTCATTTCTCAAATCACAGAATTTTTTGGATTTTATGCACTTGCAAAGAATTTTAACAGTTGTAATTTCATCACTTACCGCAATACCAATTTATTTACTTGGTACGAGATTTTTTGAAAAAAAATATGCAATAATTGGAGCTTTTATCTTCATTATCGATCCAAGAATAATCATCAATTCATTGTTAGGTATCACCGATACCAGTTTTATTTTATTAGCAGTTTTATCATTGTTCTTCATTTTAGGTAAAGATACGAGATATTCCTTCATTGCATTTGGTTTAGCTGCCCTTGGAGCATTAACAAGATATGAGGGCATTCTTCTTCTTGTGCCACTTTCAATATCGTATTTTTTGAGATTTAGAAAAGAGAATAAACTTATTTTAAAATACTTTATTGCGATTGGAATTTTTGCAATTGTCTTACTACCAATGACATATGAGAGAGTTCAAACAATGGGCAAAGACGGTTTCATCAGCCATATTTCAGCTGCAACAAAAGCTCACCAATACATATCAGAGTATCCCGAGAGTGGTTCAGATTACTACAAAAAAACTATCATACAGACGATTAAGATTTTTTTTAGTTATTTAGGATGGATAATGATACCTACTTTTGCATTTCTTGTTCCTGTAGGGATCATAATATTTTTCAGAAAAAAATTACAAAAGATAACAGATCTGAGAATTGTAACGATAATTCTATTTTGTATTGTAATGCTATTGCCTGCATTATACGCATATTCAAGAGGATATCATGAAACCAGATATCTGTACATAATTTTTCCAGTTTTATGCTTGTTATCCACAATTACATTAAGAGAATTAATTCATAAATTTACTAATCAAAAATTAATTGCCATAGTCATATGTAGCGGAATTATTGGTGCATCTATTGCATATTTGGATATTAGAGGGCCAAATACAGATCATGAGCGTGAGTCTTTTGAAATTGCACAAAAAATTTCAAAAGTATCAAGAGGAATAAATCAATTTTCTGAAATTGAATATGTCAAATCCACATATATTTTGAATCAGAATTTCCCAACTATTAAAAAATCAGTTTTGGAATCACCAAAAATAATTACATATAGTGATGAAGAAACCGTTTTAGAGTTTATTAAGAAAAATCAGAATAACGGATTAACACATATTGTTTCTGATGATTTGTTTGGAATTAATTCAAAAATAGAAAGATCATTAAATGATGTTTTCTTGCATGAAGAAAAATATCCATATTTGAAGAAAATTTATGACTCAGATCAAGAAGGATACCACTACAGAATCAAAGTTTTTGAAATAGACTACAATGCACTTTCTTAA
- a CDS encoding nucleotide sugar dehydrogenase, producing the protein MTKKKPASIITNKKIAVYGLGNVGGPLAAAWLRAGANVIGVDVSTKLLTEIRNGESHKKEPFISEIFSTALKNNKLSLTSDGIQASKDSQIKIVAVPVALKNNKIDLSIIITVAQNITRGLKKNDTVIICPSLPPGTTEKIILPILEKSKLKGEKDFCLIYNPERIYEGRALQDIEENYPAIVSGLGKKSTDLAQNLLSLISKKGVLTMSSLATAEAEKLFEGVYRDVNIALANELVDFCKDVGINYWEARKAANSQPYCHLHYPGTGVGGLCIPVYPRFVIEQAAKLGKNMKITEFARKINDDMPIQCVKDAIRLLKNNKKTKNLKIAVLGLGFRGDVTDSRLSPSYAVINEFRKKKLRVSVHDPYILQDDDLPSNVELSSDLGKTIHKADLIFISTDHKQYSKLDESSFSKANKPLLIFDGRNILNKNNFNNSKLLTIGIP; encoded by the coding sequence TTGACTAAAAAAAAACCTGCATCAATAATAACAAACAAAAAAATTGCGGTGTATGGACTGGGAAATGTTGGTGGGCCGTTAGCAGCTGCTTGGCTAAGGGCGGGAGCTAACGTAATTGGCGTTGATGTATCTACTAAACTACTTACTGAAATAAGAAATGGAGAATCTCACAAAAAAGAGCCATTCATATCAGAGATTTTTTCAACTGCATTAAAAAACAACAAACTTTCCTTAACATCTGATGGAATTCAAGCATCAAAAGATTCTCAAATAAAGATCGTAGCGGTACCAGTCGCACTAAAAAACAACAAGATAGATCTTAGTATCATTATTACCGTTGCACAAAACATTACGCGGGGACTGAAGAAAAATGATACGGTGATAATTTGTCCATCTTTACCTCCAGGCACTACAGAAAAAATAATCCTGCCGATATTGGAAAAAAGTAAACTAAAGGGAGAGAAAGACTTCTGTCTGATCTACAATCCTGAGAGAATCTATGAGGGAAGAGCTTTACAGGACATTGAAGAAAATTATCCTGCGATTGTATCTGGGCTTGGCAAAAAAAGCACTGATCTTGCCCAAAATTTGCTAAGTTTAATTTCAAAAAAAGGAGTCTTGACAATGTCATCACTTGCAACAGCAGAAGCAGAAAAATTGTTTGAAGGAGTTTACCGTGATGTCAATATTGCTCTTGCAAATGAGCTAGTGGATTTCTGTAAAGATGTTGGAATAAACTATTGGGAAGCAAGAAAAGCAGCAAACTCCCAACCATACTGTCATTTACATTATCCTGGAACCGGAGTTGGTGGTCTCTGTATACCAGTATATCCAAGATTTGTAATTGAACAGGCTGCAAAACTAGGTAAAAATATGAAGATAACAGAATTTGCAAGAAAAATTAATGATGATATGCCAATACAATGTGTGAAAGATGCAATTCGACTCTTAAAAAATAACAAAAAAACCAAAAATCTCAAAATTGCTGTGTTAGGATTGGGATTTAGGGGAGATGTAACTGATTCTAGACTATCTCCATCATATGCAGTGATTAATGAGTTCAGAAAAAAGAAGCTAAGAGTATCTGTACATGATCCATATATTCTCCAAGATGATGATCTACCGTCTAATGTGGAACTGTCATCTGATCTTGGAAAGACTATTCACAAGGCCGATTTGATTTTCATATCTACTGATCATAAACAATATTCAAAACTAGATGAATCTTCGTTTTCAAAGGCAAACAAACCATTACTTATCTTTGACGGAAGAAATATTCTTAACAAAAATAATTTTAACAACTCAAAGCTTTTGACAATAGGAATTCCATGA
- a CDS encoding glycosyltransferase family 2 protein, which yields MNIVIGIPAYNEERKIGKLVSELKRRFDNIVICNDGSTDATSKIVHDLGVVVIDHEKNLGYGAAIKSIFLKARDLNADALITFDADGQHRIEDINKVLDPILHEDADIVIGSRFMNEKSQNIPEYRKIGIKALTKVANVSLSEKLTDSQSGFRAYNRKVLSEITPTDSGMGVSTEILIKANKNKFKIIEVPITVLYDGDTSTHNPVSHGTSVLLSTLKYTAIEHPLKFYGIPGMILLGIGLFFVLWTIQYYGEFRVFHLTLAAIATGTMIFGLVALTTAVLLFSLINVIRENKN from the coding sequence TTGAATATTGTAATTGGCATACCAGCATATAACGAAGAAAGAAAAATAGGAAAACTTGTATCGGAGTTAAAAAGAAGATTCGATAACATAGTAATTTGTAATGACGGTTCAACAGATGCTACATCTAAGATTGTTCATGATCTAGGTGTAGTTGTAATTGATCATGAGAAGAACTTAGGCTATGGTGCTGCAATAAAGAGTATTTTTTTAAAAGCTAGAGATCTGAACGCAGATGCGCTAATAACATTTGATGCAGACGGCCAACATAGAATAGAAGATATCAACAAAGTTCTTGATCCAATATTACATGAGGATGCAGACATTGTAATTGGTTCAAGATTCATGAATGAAAAAAGCCAGAATATTCCAGAATATCGAAAAATAGGCATTAAGGCATTGACAAAAGTTGCAAATGTCTCATTGAGCGAAAAACTCACAGATTCACAAAGCGGTTTTAGAGCATACAATAGAAAAGTTCTCTCTGAGATAACACCGACAGATTCTGGTATGGGTGTATCAACAGAGATTTTAATCAAGGCAAATAAAAATAAATTCAAGATAATAGAAGTACCAATAACAGTTCTTTATGACGGTGATACTTCAACTCATAATCCAGTATCGCATGGGACCTCTGTTTTGTTGAGCACATTAAAGTATACAGCAATAGAACACCCCCTGAAATTTTATGGTATTCCAGGAATGATTCTTTTAGGCATAGGATTATTCTTTGTTTTATGGACTATTCAATATTATGGGGAATTTCGCGTTTTTCATTTGACTTTAGCTGCAATAGCCACTGGGACAATGATTTTTGGATTGGTGGCATTGACTACGGCGGTATTGTTATTTTCTTTAATCAATGTGATAAGAGAAAACAAGAATTGA
- a CDS encoding DegT/DnrJ/EryC1/StrS family aminotransferase, which translates to MKIKDAFNDKSIKVPFFAPEITSEDKKAVLSALNSTLLTDGPKLREFENKFASFTGAKYAVGVSNATSALHLSLKACGIGKGDEVIIPDMTFVATASAVVLAGATPVLADIERKNFNISSESIEENISSRTKAILPVHFAGKVCDIDKIRKIAKKHNLKLIEDSAHAIGTKFGDDHVGTFGDAGCFSFYPTKNITTIEGGMVITNSKDIATYVRTLRNHGILKSLSERYSKGRPWEYNVLEPGYNYRLDEIRSALGISQLKRINALNSKRKEAFAYYNNKLESSKGIITPSIPNDNSHSFHLYIIRVLKEQHGSSRDAVFKKLVKSGVRVSVHYKPIHQFTTFKKIVKIRGSLENTMQVYKEILTLPLYPQISRRLQDIVIKSILS; encoded by the coding sequence GTGAAAATCAAAGACGCTTTTAATGATAAATCAATTAAGGTCCCATTTTTTGCCCCTGAAATAACTTCTGAAGATAAAAAAGCAGTATTATCAGCATTAAATTCCACACTTCTTACAGATGGTCCAAAATTAAGAGAGTTTGAGAACAAATTTGCCAGTTTTACTGGAGCAAAATATGCAGTAGGCGTATCCAATGCAACATCTGCACTTCATTTATCACTCAAGGCATGTGGTATAGGGAAAGGAGATGAAGTGATTATTCCAGATATGACGTTTGTTGCTACTGCAAGCGCTGTTGTTTTGGCTGGAGCAACACCAGTTCTGGCAGACATAGAAAGAAAAAATTTCAATATTTCTTCTGAATCTATTGAAGAAAATATAAGTTCTAGAACTAAAGCAATTTTACCAGTACATTTTGCTGGCAAGGTATGTGATATTGACAAGATTAGAAAGATAGCAAAAAAACACAACTTGAAATTAATTGAAGACTCTGCTCACGCCATAGGAACCAAGTTTGGGGATGACCATGTCGGAACATTTGGAGATGCTGGCTGCTTTAGTTTCTATCCTACTAAAAATATCACTACCATTGAAGGCGGAATGGTAATTACTAATTCAAAAGATATAGCGACTTATGTTAGAACGTTAAGAAACCACGGCATATTGAAATCACTGTCAGAAAGATATTCCAAGGGAAGACCATGGGAATATAACGTCTTAGAACCCGGATATAATTATAGATTAGATGAGATAAGATCTGCGTTGGGCATTAGCCAGTTAAAAAGAATCAATGCTTTGAATTCTAAAAGAAAAGAAGCCTTTGCTTATTATAATAATAAGCTGGAATCCAGCAAAGGGATCATAACCCCGTCAATACCCAATGACAACTCACATTCTTTCCATCTTTACATAATTAGAGTATTAAAAGAACAACACGGATCATCGAGGGACGCGGTATTCAAGAAACTTGTCAAAAGTGGTGTGAGAGTATCGGTCCATTACAAACCAATACATCAATTCACCACATTCAAAAAAATAGTCAAGATAAGAGGAAGTTTAGAAAACACAATGCAGGTCTATAAAGAAATACTAACTCTACCTCTATATCCACAGATATCTAGAAGATTACAAGACATAGTGATCAAAAGCATATTGAGTTAG
- a CDS encoding lipopolysaccharide biosynthesis protein → MDDVVDNIKNKLVGLKGLASIGLADIIGNAITVLFWFYIASRLDPHDYGQIQYFLGIAGTASYISLIGTQNTITVYTAKNINVQSTLYLISLLVGLVSSIAIMIIFYRIDVVLLLFGYIINTLAIGELLGRKDYTIYARYTLIQKGLTLALGIGFYFAFGANGIIFALALSYIGFSIRIYKRLRSNKINFSLVKQRSRFIANNYFLILAGGLAGQADKLVIAPLLGFAILGNYSLAVQFFGGLMIFSNIIYKYIVPEDSSGNLNRKLKIYTVVISVIITTLGITLLPYLIPAFFPKFTSAVEAIQIMSLAIIPTTMNMIYVSKFLASENSRILLIASVVALSATVSGTIAFGHMFGTRGVASAFVLSASLEVIFLIFANHRQGKLQQMQ, encoded by the coding sequence ATGGATGATGTTGTAGATAATATTAAAAATAAACTAGTTGGCCTAAAAGGACTGGCCTCAATTGGATTGGCAGATATAATAGGAAACGCAATTACTGTTTTGTTTTGGTTTTACATAGCATCGAGATTAGATCCGCATGATTATGGCCAGATTCAATATTTTCTTGGAATTGCTGGAACTGCATCTTACATTTCTTTGATTGGTACACAGAATACAATTACAGTATATACTGCAAAAAATATCAACGTTCAATCTACATTATACTTAATATCACTACTAGTAGGATTAGTTTCTTCCATCGCAATAATGATAATTTTTTACAGAATCGATGTAGTTTTGCTACTTTTTGGATATATAATAAACACATTAGCCATAGGAGAACTACTAGGGAGAAAAGATTACACGATTTATGCTAGATACACCCTGATACAAAAAGGACTTACTTTAGCACTTGGGATCGGATTTTATTTTGCTTTTGGAGCAAATGGGATAATTTTTGCATTAGCACTTTCATACATAGGATTTTCCATTAGAATCTATAAAAGACTTAGAAGTAATAAGATAAATTTTTCATTGGTAAAACAACGATCTAGATTTATTGCAAATAACTATTTCCTGATTTTAGCTGGTGGACTTGCAGGTCAAGCTGACAAATTAGTTATAGCACCATTACTAGGGTTTGCTATTTTGGGTAATTATTCACTAGCAGTACAATTTTTTGGTGGACTCATGATATTTTCAAATATTATTTACAAATACATAGTTCCAGAAGATTCCTCAGGAAATTTAAACAGAAAATTAAAGATCTACACAGTTGTGATTTCTGTAATAATCACAACGCTGGGGATAACACTGCTTCCGTATCTGATACCAGCATTTTTCCCCAAATTTACATCAGCAGTAGAAGCAATACAGATTATGAGTTTGGCCATAATTCCCACTACTATGAACATGATATACGTTTCAAAGTTTTTAGCTTCTGAGAATAGTAGAATTCTATTAATAGCATCAGTTGTTGCTTTGAGCGCAACAGTTTCAGGTACAATAGCATTTGGTCACATGTTTGGGACGCGTGGAGTGGCTTCTGCCTTTGTTCTTTCTGCCTCGTTAGAAGTGATATTTTTGATTTTTGCAAACCACAGACAAGGCAAATTGCAACAAATGCAATGA
- a CDS encoding FkbM family methyltransferase: MKDEFVIVKLRNGLKIKLRTDSTDLQAFFNVWILQEYQREHGFKINADDVIIDIGGHIGLFTLYCSQFCKNGKIFSFEPIRENYEILLENIKQNDIRNVKPSNIAISSKNGKIRIYLSDDQAAHSFYKVGEKSVEIETTTLENVIQSEDIEKCNLLKLDCEGAEYEIIDSLTDDITKKIEKISLEYHHADTKSSLLIDLKNKLKTEYLMNDHPSNNGMGILFAKHM; this comes from the coding sequence ATGAAAGATGAGTTCGTCATTGTAAAATTAAGAAATGGATTAAAAATAAAACTGCGAACAGATTCTACCGATTTACAGGCATTCTTTAACGTATGGATATTACAAGAATATCAAAGAGAGCACGGTTTTAAGATAAACGCCGATGATGTTATCATCGACATAGGAGGCCACATTGGTCTGTTTACATTATATTGTTCCCAATTCTGTAAAAACGGTAAAATTTTTTCCTTTGAACCAATTAGAGAAAATTATGAAATACTGTTAGAAAATATTAAACAAAACGATATTAGAAATGTAAAACCATCTAATATTGCAATATCTAGCAAAAATGGTAAAATTCGTATTTACCTGAGTGATGATCAGGCAGCACATAGTTTTTACAAAGTAGGCGAAAAATCGGTCGAGATAGAAACCACTACCTTGGAGAACGTAATCCAGTCTGAAGATATAGAAAAATGTAATTTATTGAAATTAGATTGCGAGGGAGCAGAATATGAGATAATAGATTCTCTTACTGACGACATAACTAAAAAAATAGAAAAAATTTCTCTAGAATATCACCATGCAGATACTAAATCATCCCTCTTAATTGATTTAAAAAATAAACTGAAGACAGAATATCTAATGAATGATCACCCATCTAATAATGGCATGGGAATTTTATTTGCAAAACATATGTGA